The following proteins are encoded in a genomic region of Stigmatopora nigra isolate UIUO_SnigA chromosome 3, RoL_Snig_1.1, whole genome shotgun sequence:
- the cdkn2aip gene encoding CDKN2A-interacting protein, protein MAGARTEEDLVSEYLAQNREVAQWVDTLRGYCENNKQWGARREFILRNMDAYPTVKPGVSNNSLDRLLSLSMAWANHVFLGCRYPEAVMDKINEMGEGIFVRDPPVHKTMRTEKCSTSSGATDDSCTKRARLAPNEPDGRLAGRTSARPMSQKCGPPLQAPAEHQPFFNRLYKAVAWKLVSAGGFGPNLDHFEILCSCVESCKQTLSCVFVPLKDIAGLPAGRTQKEGHVCEIRCRTVYLGTGYGRDEAAARAMASKEALKIFQGRKVTVKIARRRYKGRDVEDLLLLDEQPRNQGFPPALSYPFQDE, encoded by the exons ATGGCCGGGGCGAGGACAGAGGAGGACTTAGTTTCGGAGTACCTGGCCCAGAACCGGGAGGTGGCCCAGTGGGTCGACACTTTGAGAGGCTACTGTGAGAACAACAAACAGTGGGGTGCTCGCAGAGAGTTCATCCTGAGAAACATGGACGCATACCCAACAGTGAAACCTGGAGTCTCCAACAACAGTTTGGACAGACTGCTGTCCCTCTCCATGGCCTGGGCTAACCACGTTTTCCTTGGTTGCAG ATATCCTGAGGCAGTCATGGACAAGATCAATGAGATGGGCGAAGGAATATTTGTGCGAGACCCCCCAGTTCATAAAACGATGCGGACAGAAAAGTGCAGCACCTCATCAG GAGCTACCGATGACAGCTGCACAAAAAGAGCCAGATTGGCTCCTAATGAGCCCGACGGTCGACTGGCTGGGCGAACCTCCGCCCGACCTATGAGTCAGAAGTGTGGGCCACCTCTACAGGCTCCAGCGGAGCACCAGCCTTTCTTCAACCGCCTCTACAAGGCCGTGGCTTGGAAGCTAGTCTCGGCAGGGGGCTTCGGGCCCAACTTGGACCATTTTGAAATCCTTTGCAGCTGCGTGGAGTCCTGCAAACAAACTCTGTCGTGTGTCTTCGTGCCGCTCAAGGACATCGCCGGACTCCCGGCGGGTCGCACACAGAAAGAAGGTCACGTGTGTGAAATCCGTTGCCGCACTGTCTACTTGGGCACCGGCTATGGCCGGGACGAAGCCGCTGCACGAGCCATGGCTTCCAAGGAGGCCTTGAAAATCTTTCAAGGTCGAAAAGTGACAGTGAAGATCGCCAGACGACGTTACAAAGGAAGGGACGTGGAGGATTTATTGTTGCTGGACGAGCAGCCCCGGAATCAAGGCTTCCCTCCAGCGCTCAGCTACCCTTTTCAGGACGAGTGA
- the tubgcp4 gene encoding gamma-tubulin complex component 4: MIHELLLALSGYPGTIFTFNKRTGLQISQDLPFLHPSEIGVLSRLCKLGSDFIRFTEFIEQHTGHVHQQEHHTNQSSQTGLHGIYLRAFCTGLDSVLQPYRQALLDLEQEFLGDPHLTISHVNYKLDQFQLLFPSMMVVVETIKSQKIHGCQILESVYKHSCGGLPPVRLALEKILAVCHGVMYKQLAAWMLHGLLLDQSEEFFVKQGPSAGGASACQEEDEEDLGLGGLSGKQLRELQDLRLIEEENMLAPSLQQFSLRAEMLPSYIPIRVAEKILFVGESVQMFENHNHSPSRTGSILKHQEDAFAADLHRLKQQALFSLVDFEDLIDRIRSTVAEHLWTLMVEESELLEQLKIIKDFYLLGRGELYQVFIDLAQHMLKTPPTAVTEHDVNVAFQQAAHKVLLDDDNLLPLLHLTVDYQGKDSKEMMVPRDGTSPPQDISPREVPPTGWAALGLIYKVQWPLHILFTPAVLEKYNVVFRYLLSVRRVQSQLQHCWALQMQRKHLKSSQTDAIKWRLRNHMAFLIDNLQYYLQVDVLESQFSQLLQQINSTRDFESIRLAHDHFLSNLLAQSFILLKPVFHCLNEILELCHNFCSLVSQSVASLDERGSAQLDILVKGFRRQSSLLFKILSSVRNHQINSDLAQLLLRLDYNKYYTQAGGTLGSV; the protein is encoded by the exons ATGATTCACGAATTGTTGCTGGCATTGAGTGGATACCCTGGGACCATTTTCACATTCAATAAACGCACGGGTTTGCAG ATTTCCCAGGATCTCCCTTTCCTTCACCCTAGTGAGATCGGTGTCCTCAGTAGGCTCTGTAAACTGGGCTCGGATTTTATTCGCTTTACAGAGTTCATTGAGCAACACACTGGTCATGTGCATCAACAA GAACATCACACAAATCAGTCCAGCCAGACTGGACTCCATGGTATATACCTGCGTGCATTCTGCACTGGGCTGGACTCAGTGCTGCAACCATACAGACAGGCCCTGCTGGACCTTGAGCAGGAG TTCCTCGGTGATCCCCACCTGACGATATCCCATGTGAATTATAAGCTTGATCAG TTCCAGTTGCTTTTTCCCTCGATGATGGTGGTGGTTGAGACTATTAAATCACAGAAG ATCCACGGCTGTCAGATCCTGGAATCGGTGTACAAGCACAGCTGTGGGGGGCTTCCTCCTGTACGCTTGGCTTTGGAAAA GATTCTTGCAGTTTGCCATGGTGTGATGTACAAGCAACTTGCCGCCTGGATGCTGCATGGATTACTGTTGGATCAAAGCGAGGAGTTTTTTGTCAAACAGGGTCCAAGTGCAGGAGGAGCTTCTGCATGCCaggaagaggatgaggaggatcTCGGTCTGGGAGGCCTAAGTGGCAAACAGTTGCGAGAACTTCAAGACCTG AGGTTGATAGAAGAGGAGAATATGCTGGCTCCGTCTCTCCAGCAGTTCTCTTTGCGAGCAGAGATGTTGCCCTCTTACATTCCGATCCGAGTGGCAGAGAAGATCCTTTTTGTTGGAGAATCTGTCCAGATGTTCGAAAACCACAACCACAGTCCCTCTAGAACCG gATCCATATTGAAACACCAGGAGGATGCATTTGCTGCTGATTTACACAGACTTAAGCAGCAGGCTCTTTTCAGCCTGGTCGATTTCGAAGATTTAATCGATCGTATCAGAAGCACGGTGGCAGAg CATCTTTGGACACTGATGGTGGAGGAGTCCGAGCTTCTTGAGCAGCTCAAG ATCATCAAGGATTTCTATTTGCTTGGTCGTGGTGAGCTCTACCAGGTTTTTATCGACCTCGCACAGCACATGTTGAAGACCCCACCAACGGCTGTAACGGAGCATG ATGTAAATGTGGCTTTCCAACAAGCAGCTCATAAGGTGTTGCTGGATGATGATAATCTGCTTCCTTTGCTACACCTCACTGTTGACTACCAAGGCAAAGACAGTAAAG aaATGATGGTCCCCAGAGACGGAACCAGCCCTCCACAAGATATCTCCCCTCGTGAGGTGCCCCCCACTGGCTGGGCAGCTTTGGGCCTTATCTACAAGGTTCAATGGCCTCTGCACATTCTCTTCACTCCTGCTGTTTTGGAGAA ATACAACGTTGTGTTCAGGTACCTGCTTAGTGTGCGGCGGGTGCAGTCACAGCTCCAGCACTGCTGGGCTTTGCAAATGCAGAGGAAGCATCTGAAATCCAGCCAGACGGACGCAATCAAATGGAGGCTACGTAACCATATGGCTTTTCTGATTGATAACTTGCAGTACTACTTGCAG GTGGATGTGTTAGAGTCCCAATTCTCTCAGCTGCTTCAACAGATCAACTCGACCAGAGATTTTGAAAGCATCCGACTTGCCCATGACCATTTCCTCAGCAACTTGCTCGCCCAGTCCTTCATCCTCCTGAAACCA GTCTTCCATTGCCTGAATGAGATCCTGGAGCTCTGTCATAACTTCTGCTCTTTGGTTAGTCAAAGTGTCGCATCCCTGGATGAGAGGGGATCCGCTCAGCTAGATATTTTAGTCAAG GGTTTCAGACGTCAATCATCACTTCTGTTTAAAATCCTTTCAAGCGTgaggaatcatcaaatcaactCAGATCTCGCTCAGCTTCTTCTGCGACTGGACTATAACAAGTACTACACCCAAGCCGGAGGAACTCTGGGCAG tgTTTGA